From Synergistaceae bacterium, a single genomic window includes:
- a CDS encoding UxaA family hydrolase — protein sequence MTAPEIHNAHCVTAEDDVASVVRNIEPGEVLSINRGDEPIKVTAVTAIPAGHKIALRDFKRGENVIKYGEVIGAASEDIPKGAHVHVHNLEGLRGRGDKR from the coding sequence ATGACAGCGCCTGAGATACACAACGCGCACTGCGTAACGGCAGAGGACGACGTTGCCTCCGTCGTCAGAAATATTGAACCGGGCGAAGTTCTGTCGATAAATCGAGGGGATGAACCGATAAAAGTCACGGCCGTCACGGCGATTCCCGCCGGACATAAAATTGCGCTGCGCGACTTCAAACGGGGCGAAAACGTGATCAAATACGGTGAGGTCATCGGAGCGGCCTCAGAAGATATTCCCAAAGGCGCTCACGTTCACGTTCACAATCTTGAGGGCCTGCGCGGCAGGGGGGATAAACGATGA
- a CDS encoding UxaA family hydrolase has translation MNSGSDSVFMGYTRADGSVGIRNHLLVLPSVVCANDTAARIALQLNGAVYVTHQHGCAQLPSDAAQTKRTLAGFGANPNVAACIVVGLGCETIQAREVAEEISKITTKPVAHLVIQEEGGTLATTAKGVRIGREMLAEISLLHREEQPLSKLILGLECGGSDAWSGLSANPAVGNASDRLIRAGGTSILSETQEMIGAEHLLAKRAVNPEVAERLFSVVRHAEEGALADGVDIRLANPTPGNRQGGLTTLEEKSLGCISKAGTEAPLQEILAFAEHPSRHGLIFMDTPGHDIESITGMVAGGAQVILFTTGRGTCTGCPIAPVIKVCSNTPTFERMSDNMDVDAGPVIAGTKTIDDIGKALFEEMLRVCSGKSTKSEDLGYGSFAINRIGPTQ, from the coding sequence ATGAACAGCGGATCAGATTCCGTTTTTATGGGTTATACGAGGGCGGACGGCAGCGTCGGGATACGAAATCATCTGCTGGTGCTGCCGTCGGTGGTCTGCGCCAACGACACAGCCGCGCGCATCGCTCTTCAGTTGAACGGCGCCGTGTACGTAACGCATCAGCACGGCTGCGCGCAGCTCCCCAGCGACGCCGCACAAACCAAAAGAACACTGGCCGGTTTCGGCGCGAACCCGAACGTGGCGGCCTGCATCGTCGTCGGGCTGGGCTGTGAAACGATCCAGGCCAGGGAAGTCGCCGAAGAAATCTCAAAAATCACGACAAAACCCGTCGCTCACCTGGTCATCCAGGAAGAAGGCGGAACACTGGCCACCACCGCGAAAGGCGTGCGTATCGGGCGAGAGATGCTGGCGGAAATTTCCCTTCTTCACCGCGAGGAACAGCCCCTTTCAAAACTGATTCTGGGCCTTGAGTGCGGCGGCTCCGACGCCTGGTCCGGGCTTTCGGCCAACCCCGCCGTGGGAAACGCATCCGACCGGCTGATTCGCGCGGGTGGAACGTCGATTCTGTCGGAGACACAGGAGATGATCGGAGCCGAACACCTGCTGGCCAAACGGGCGGTGAATCCCGAAGTGGCCGAGCGCCTGTTCTCGGTCGTTCGACACGCGGAAGAGGGAGCCCTTGCCGACGGGGTGGACATCCGACTGGCCAATCCGACGCCGGGCAACCGTCAGGGCGGGCTGACGACCCTCGAAGAAAAATCCCTGGGCTGCATCAGCAAGGCCGGTACAGAAGCGCCCCTGCAGGAAATCCTCGCCTTCGCGGAGCATCCGAGCCGCCATGGACTGATCTTTATGGATACGCCGGGGCATGACATCGAGTCCATTACGGGCATGGTGGCAGGAGGAGCTCAGGTGATCCTTTTCACCACGGGTCGGGGAACCTGTACAGGCTGTCCCATCGCCCCCGTGATCAAAGTCTGTTCCAACACGCCGACTTTCGAACGTATGAGCGACAACATGGACGTGGACGCCGGCCCCGTCATCGCCGGCACAAAAACCATTGACGATATCGGGAAGGCGCTTTTCGAGGAAATGCTGCGGGTCTGTTCCGGAAAATCCACAAAAAGCGAGGACCTCGGATACGGTAGCTTCGCCATCAATCGCATCGGCCCTACCCAGTGA